A region of the Streptomyces sp. Mut1 genome:
AGCGTCGCGTCGGGCCGGCTCGCGTACACGCTGGGGCTCGAAGGGCCCGCGATGACAGTGGACACGGCGTGCTCGTCGTCGCTGGTCGCGCTCCATCTCGCCGCGCGTTCACTGCGGGAGGGCGAGTGCTCGATGGCCCTGGCCGGCGGGGTGACGGTGATGTCCACCCCCTCGCCGTTCATCGAGTTCGGCCGCCAGCAGGCGCTGTCGGTCAGCGGCCGGTGCCACCCGTTCTCGGCCGACGCCGACGGGACGACGTTCGGCGAGGGCGTCGGGCTGCTGCTGCTGGAACGGCTGTCGGACGCGCGGCGCGACGGCCACCGGGTGTGGGCCGTGCTGAAGGGCTCCGCCGTGAACCAGGACGGCGCCTCCAACGGGCTGACCGCGCCGAGCGGCCCCGCGCAGCAGCGGGTGATCCGCCAGGCCCTGGCCGACGCCCGGCTCTCGGCGGCGGATGTCGACGTGGTCGAGGCGCACGGTACGGGCACCACGCTCGGCGACCCGATCGAGGCGCAGGCGATCATCGCCACGTACGGGGAGGAACGCACGGGGCACGAGCCCCTGTGGCTGGGCACCGTCAAGTCGAACATCGGGCATGCCCAGGCCGCGGCCGGGGTCGCGGGCGTCATCAAGATGGTGATGGCTATGCGTCACCGGGTGCTGCCGAGGACGCTGCACGTGGACGAGGCCTCGCCGCTCGTGGACTGGTCGGCGGGTACGGTCGAGCTGCTGACGGAGGCCCGGCCGTGGCCCGCGACGGACGAACGGCCCCGGCGGGCGGGTGTGTCGGCGTTCGGCGCGAGCGGCACCAACGCGCACCTGATTCTGGAACAGGCGCCCGAGGAGCCCCTTGAGGACGATCCGGGCGGCCGGCCGGCCGGTCCGGGCGTGGTCCCGTGGGTGCTGTCGGCGCGGACCGAACCGGCGCTGCGCGCGCAGGCGGCCGCCCTCGTGGCGCGGGCCGGTGCCGGCGGGGCCGACGCGGTGGATGTGGGCTGGTCGCTGACGGCCGGCCGGGCGCGGTTCGAGCACCGGGCCGTGGTGGTCGGGGACTTCGCCTCGGGACTTGAGGCGCTGGCCGCGGGCGAACGGGCGGACCACGTGGTCACCGCCGCGGTGGCGGACACGGCGGGCGGCGGCAGGCCGGTGTTCGTCTTCCCCGGGCAGGGCGCGCAGTGGGCGGGCATGGGCACGGCGCTGGCCGACGCGTCCCCGGTGTTCGCGGCGCGGCTGGCCGAGTGCGAGAGCGCGCTGTCGGAGTTCGTGGACTGGTCGCTGGCCGATGTGCTGCGCGGGGCGGAGGGTGCGCCGCCGCTGGAGCGGGTCGATGTCGTGCAGCCCGCCTCGTTCGCCGTGATGGTGTCGCTGGCCGGGCTCTGGGGCTCCTTCGGGGTGGAGCCGGCCGCGGTGGTGGGCCACTCCCAGGGGGAGATCGCCGCCGCCTGCGTCGCCGGGGTGCTGTCCTTGCGGGACGCGGCCCGGGTGGTGTGCCTGCGCAGCAAGGCGATAGCGGAGCTGGCCGGGCCCGGGGCCATGGCGCTGGTGACGGCGCCGGTGGAGCGGGTGACGGGACTGCTGGCCGGGGGCGTGTCGGTGGCGGCGGTCAACGGCCCCTCGCAGGTGGTGGTCTCGGGCGAGGTGCCCGCCGTGGAGGCGCTGCTGGCGCGGTGCGGCCAGGAGGGCGTACGGGCCCGGCGGATCGCCGTCGACTACGCCTCGCACTCCCCCGCGATGGAGGTACTGGCCGAGCGGCTGACGGCCGACCTCGCCGGCATCGAGCCACGGGCGGGCCGGATACCGATGGTGTCCACGGTGACCGGGGAACCGGCCGATCCGCTGACGATGGACGCCGGTTACTGGCTGCGGAACCTGTGCCGGCCGGTGCGGTTCGCCGACGCCGCGCGGACTCTGGCCGGGCAGGGGCACACCGCGTTCGTCGAGGTCTCCTCGCACCCGGTGCTGACGGCCGCCGTCGCCGACGTGGCGCAGGACGCGGCCGTGGTGACGGGTTCGCTGCGGCGGGACGACGGCGGGTGGGACCGCTTCCTGACGAGCGTCGGCGAAGCATGGGTGCGGGGCGTGGGCGTGGAGTGGACGGCCGCCTTCGACGGCCTGCGCCCCCGGACCGTGGACCTGCCGACATATCCCTTCCAGCGGCAACGGCACTGGCTCCAGGCCCCTGTCTCGTCCGGCGATCCCGCCGCGTGGGGCCAGCGTTCGGCCGCCCACCCGCTGCTCGGGGCCGTCGTGCCGCTCGCGGACGGCGACGGTGTCGTCCTGACCGGTGTGCTCTCGCCCCGGTCGCAGACCTGGCTCGCCGACCACGTGGTGGGCGGGTCCGTCCTCTTCCCGGGCACCGGGTTCGTGGAGCTGGCGCTGCGCGCGGGCGACGAGGTCGGCATGGACGTCCTGGACGACCTCGTCATCGAGGCGCCGCTCGTGCTGCCGGAGTCCGAGAACGGTGAGGTGCGGGTCCAGGTACGCGTCGGGGAACCGGACGGGACCGGGCGGCGGCCGCTCGGTGTCCACGCCTGCGTGGCCGGGGCCGGCGACGCGGACGACGGCGACGACCCGCTGTGGACCAGGCATGCCACCGGCTTCCTCACCACGGGCCCGGCGGGCGACACCGCAGGCCACGAGGACGCGCCGGCCTGGCCGCCCGCCGGCGCCGAACGCGTCGAACTGGACGGAATCTACGAGCGGCTGGCGGACGACGGCCTCGGTTACGGCCCCGCGTTCCAGGGGCTGCGCGCCATGTGGCGGCGCGAGGACGAGGTGTACGCCGAGATCGCGCTGCCGGCCGAGGCGGGCCGCGACAAGGGCTTCGGAATCCACCCGGCGCTGCTGGACGCCAGTCTGCACCCGGACGTCATCGCCGCGAGCGGCGGGCAGCTGCGGCTCCCGTTCGCCTGGGCCGGGGTACGGCTGCACCTGGCCGGGGCCACCGTCCTGCGGGTGCGGCTGCGCCGGGGCGCCGACGGCGACGTGGCCCTCACCGCGACCGACGAGTCCGGCACCCCCGTGGTGACGGTCGGAGCGCTCAGGACCCGGCCGGCGCAGCCCCGGATCGCGAAGTCCGGCATCGCGCGCGACGCCCTGCTGCGGGTCGAGTGGAGCCGCCTGCCCGCCCCGGACCGGAACGCGGACGGCCGCCGCTGGGCCGTGGTGGGGCGCGGGGTGTCCGCCGGGACCTACCCGGACGTGGCGGCGCTGGCCGCCGCGGTGGCCGGGGGCGACGCCATGCCGGACTACGTCCTGGCGCCGTGCACGCAGGCCCCGCGCCTCCCACTGGCCGAGGCGGTGCGCCGGGCGACCGGCGAGGCGCTGCGGCTGATCCAGGAGTGGCTGGCCGAGGAGAGCCTGTCCTCGTCGCGGCTGGTGCTCGCCACCCGGGGCGCGGTGGTCGGTACCGGGGTCGGGAAGGTGACCGACCCGGTGCACGCCGCCGTGTGGGGGCTTGCCCGCTCGGCCCAGTCGGAGCACCCGGGGCGGATCGTCCTCGCGGACTTCGACCTCGCCTCCTCGCAGGAGGACTGGCGGATGCTGGCGGCGGCCATGGCGTCGGCGCCCGGTGAGGAGCAGTTCGCGCTGCGCGCGGGCGCCGTGCTGACGCCCCGTCTGGTGCGGGCGGCTGCCGGGGCCCCCGTCCCGCCGCCGCCCCCGCTCGACCCGGACGGCGTGGTCCTGATCACCGGTGGCACCGGGATGATCGGCCGGGTCGTCGCCCGGCACCTGGTCACCGAACACGGCGTCCGGCACGTGGTGCTGGCGGGCCGTCGCGGTGACGCGGGCGGCCTGCCGGAGGAACTCGCCGCCCGGGGCGCCGAGGTGCGGGCCGTCGCCTGTGACGTGGCCGACCGCGCGTCCCTGGCCACGCTGCTGAAGGAGCTGGACCGTCCTCTGACCGCGGTGATCCACGCCGCCGGTGTCCTGGACGACGGCGTGATCACGTCGCTCACTCCCGAACGGCTCGCGGCGACGCTGCGGCCCAAGGCCGACGCCGTGGCGCACCTGGCCGACCTGGTCCGCGAACGGGGCGACGAGCTTGCCGCGTTCGTCACGTTCTCCTCCCTGGCCGGGGTCCTCGGCGGCTCCGGGCAGGGCAACTACGCGGCGGCCAACGCCTTCCTGGACGCCCTGATGCAGCAGCGGCGCGGCCAGGGCCTGCCGGGGGTCTCGGTGGCCTGGGGGCTGTGGGAGCAGCCGGACGCCGGCCAGGGGCTCGCGGCCGGTCTGGCCACGGCCGACCGCCGCAGGCTCGCCGCGGGCGCCGTGCGCCCGCTCTCCCCGGAGCAGGGCGCGGCGTTGTTCGACGCGGCGCTCGGCCTGGCCGGGGCGCACGACGACGCCGTTCTCGTGGCCGCACGCTTCGACCGGGGCCGCCTGCGCGACACCCCGGCCACGCTGCTGCGGGGGCTGGCG
Encoded here:
- a CDS encoding type I polyketide synthase, whose product is MEQRPGEADQQMLRAELIKPVHELLAAHAERLGGKVAFRDARRDVSYAELDLRTRRLAGHLAHLGLGRGQTVALLLGNCLEMVESYLAVARAAAVGAPFNPHATDDELGHLLSDSGAVLLITDPMHLEQVLRLRDGYPRLRIVVTGDRAAPPGVELFDALAGGEPPVPARDDAGLDDVAWMLYTSGTTGKPKGVLSTHRMALWGVAACYAPVLGLEEADRVLWPLPLAHTVAHNLCVLGVLAVGATAHIVDGLAADDIVTALREDRTTFFCAVPTVYQQLLGAARETGLGASELRVGMVAGAACPAGLHEEFEEAFGIRLLDSYGSTETGGPIASNSPTGPRVPGSCGLPVPGLTLHLLEPATGRVVAPGAEGEVWVESPAVMLGYHGHPEATAEVLRDGRYRTGDLARIDGEGFLTITGRVKELIIRGGENIHPGEVEAAISPLPGVAEVAVAGRPHPLLGEIPAAYVVAGPGGFDAEGLIDACRAQLSYYKVPHEVWEVDRLPRTALGKVMRPALAKAPGRLVLSRPEEESGPREAGGEAGRWVRRLTEAPEDRRDEVLLGLVRDEVGTVLGRAAAASADVAFRELGVDSVLAVRLRDRLAAACGLRLPATLVYDYPTPAAVAAHLGARLSGATGPSDARDPAATGGDPADTAIAVVGIACRFPGGVTSPEELWRLVAEEGDAVGPYPGDRGWDLSRPLEGDTDSGPGYARTGGFLDGADRFDPAFFGISPREALAMDPQQRLLLECAWEACERAGIAPTSLKGTRTGVFAGAMAGEYGARLLGRPAPEGLEGYLGNGSAGSVASGRLAYTLGLEGPAMTVDTACSSSLVALHLAARSLREGECSMALAGGVTVMSTPSPFIEFGRQQALSVSGRCHPFSADADGTTFGEGVGLLLLERLSDARRDGHRVWAVLKGSAVNQDGASNGLTAPSGPAQQRVIRQALADARLSAADVDVVEAHGTGTTLGDPIEAQAIIATYGEERTGHEPLWLGTVKSNIGHAQAAAGVAGVIKMVMAMRHRVLPRTLHVDEASPLVDWSAGTVELLTEARPWPATDERPRRAGVSAFGASGTNAHLILEQAPEEPLEDDPGGRPAGPGVVPWVLSARTEPALRAQAAALVARAGAGGADAVDVGWSLTAGRARFEHRAVVVGDFASGLEALAAGERADHVVTAAVADTAGGGRPVFVFPGQGAQWAGMGTALADASPVFAARLAECESALSEFVDWSLADVLRGAEGAPPLERVDVVQPASFAVMVSLAGLWGSFGVEPAAVVGHSQGEIAAACVAGVLSLRDAARVVCLRSKAIAELAGPGAMALVTAPVERVTGLLAGGVSVAAVNGPSQVVVSGEVPAVEALLARCGQEGVRARRIAVDYASHSPAMEVLAERLTADLAGIEPRAGRIPMVSTVTGEPADPLTMDAGYWLRNLCRPVRFADAARTLAGQGHTAFVEVSSHPVLTAAVADVAQDAAVVTGSLRRDDGGWDRFLTSVGEAWVRGVGVEWTAAFDGLRPRTVDLPTYPFQRQRHWLQAPVSSGDPAAWGQRSAAHPLLGAVVPLADGDGVVLTGVLSPRSQTWLADHVVGGSVLFPGTGFVELALRAGDEVGMDVLDDLVIEAPLVLPESENGEVRVQVRVGEPDGTGRRPLGVHACVAGAGDADDGDDPLWTRHATGFLTTGPAGDTAGHEDAPAWPPAGAERVELDGIYERLADDGLGYGPAFQGLRAMWRREDEVYAEIALPAEAGRDKGFGIHPALLDASLHPDVIAASGGQLRLPFAWAGVRLHLAGATVLRVRLRRGADGDVALTATDESGTPVVTVGALRTRPAQPRIAKSGIARDALLRVEWSRLPAPDRNADGRRWAVVGRGVSAGTYPDVAALAAAVAGGDAMPDYVLAPCTQAPRLPLAEAVRRATGEALRLIQEWLAEESLSSSRLVLATRGAVVGTGVGKVTDPVHAAVWGLARSAQSEHPGRIVLADFDLASSQEDWRMLAAAMASAPGEEQFALRAGAVLTPRLVRAAAGAPVPPPPPLDPDGVVLITGGTGMIGRVVARHLVTEHGVRHVVLAGRRGDAGGLPEELAARGAEVRAVACDVADRASLATLLKELDRPLTAVIHAAGVLDDGVITSLTPERLAATLRPKADAVAHLADLVRERGDELAAFVTFSSLAGVLGGSGQGNYAAANAFLDALMQQRRGQGLPGVSVAWGLWEQPDAGQGLAAGLATADRRRLAAGAVRPLSPEQGAALFDAALGLAGAHDDAVLVAARFDRGRLRDTPATLLRGLARGPARRAASAGTDRASLRRRLTGRPPAEQHEILVELVRQEVASVLGFAGPGSVTPSQSLAEAGFDSLTAVELRNRLGEATALRLPTTLVFDHPTATALAAHLAERIADGGDGGAATDGADTGPDVFGALFQRACADGRGDEAFAFLHGAALLRPRGIAPVEPVRLGSGGSGPALVCMSSHVALGGAHEYARIAASFRGQHPVWAVPNPGFDPSAPLPPTRQALIEAQAEHVLKCADGKPFVLAGSSSGGVIAHAVAGLLEAAGTPPAAVVLLDSYAPAALNSSPGAAAFRDALVGGLHERQSPFARLDFTRLTAMSWYGELFAGWSAEPLGVPVLLVRASEPLAPSLEGEDWRTVWKTAHTTLDVAGSHFTLMENHAESTAGAVREWLEAVAG